In a genomic window of Corynebacterium coyleae:
- a CDS encoding YidH family protein yields MSERGWFTRRVFPDGSEPDPRFTLANERTFLAWTRTALAFLAGGIALEAFELPRIDDTVRSLAAATIIVISMAISAGAAVRWVRIERALRHGKPIPAPAIVPILGIGVFVAAVVVGVSLL; encoded by the coding sequence ATGAGTGAGCGTGGTTGGTTTACCCGGCGGGTGTTTCCGGATGGCAGCGAGCCGGATCCGCGTTTCACCTTGGCTAACGAGCGCACGTTTCTCGCGTGGACGCGTACTGCGCTTGCGTTTTTGGCGGGCGGTATTGCGCTGGAGGCCTTTGAGCTTCCGCGTATCGACGACACCGTGCGCTCCCTTGCCGCCGCCACCATCATCGTGATCTCAATGGCTATTTCCGCAGGTGCGGCGGTGCGTTGGGTACGGATCGAACGCGCCTTGCGCCACGGCAAACCCATCCCAGCGCCAGCGATCGTGCCGATTCTGGGCATCGGTGTGTTCGTCGCCGCGGTGGTGGTCGGGGTGAGCCTGCTGTGA
- the dcuC gene encoding C4-dicarboxylate transporter DcuC gives MLYILIAVLAVAAVGYFIYKKVHAASAIFAVGVLLLMIAAATGRIDYASTEFESSGNAFYDELLIIEALFKSRFAGTGMAIMVLFGFVGYMRHIGADAKTVVALSSPLRRFNGSYWLVPIGYLVATLLSFVVPSASALALLLVATLMPALIAAGLTPLTVGAIVATASTIAPSPLEAGLIQAADLTGMTVTEFTFGNVAKATIPGLIVIAFVHMWWQHRCDKKDLVKAGAAAGEADLEAAKHQESDRRIHEAMERAEGLPGFYSILPLMPLLLIIVSAILNRLDIVGFEAGILPVTVVSLMLTMIIEAIRLRDVNYAADSLQDFFKGLGEGAAGVVSLIVAAAILVEGITQMGVIEGLTSLAQASSGAAILMVLVFVIATSVMAMLTGSGVAPYFAFSEMVPGIAADSAVSAPQMLTSIWAASNTMRQASPVNAAVLIVAGALNVNPVDVVRRTLVPLAAGMVTSVVCALLFVV, from the coding sequence GTGCTATATATTCTGATTGCTGTCTTGGCCGTCGCTGCCGTCGGCTACTTCATTTACAAAAAAGTCCACGCCGCATCCGCCATCTTCGCGGTGGGTGTGCTGCTGCTCATGATCGCCGCCGCAACCGGCCGCATCGACTACGCCTCAACCGAGTTCGAATCTTCCGGCAACGCGTTCTACGACGAGTTGCTCATCATCGAGGCCCTGTTCAAGTCCCGTTTCGCCGGCACCGGCATGGCAATTATGGTGCTGTTCGGTTTCGTCGGCTACATGCGCCACATCGGCGCCGACGCAAAGACCGTAGTGGCACTGTCTAGCCCGCTGCGTCGCTTCAACGGCTCCTACTGGCTCGTACCCATCGGCTACTTGGTGGCGACGCTGCTGTCGTTCGTGGTGCCCTCTGCCAGTGCGTTGGCGCTGTTGCTCGTGGCCACGCTCATGCCGGCGTTGATCGCTGCGGGGCTGACTCCGCTGACGGTGGGTGCGATCGTCGCTACGGCCTCCACTATTGCCCCGTCCCCGCTGGAGGCGGGCCTGATTCAGGCCGCTGACCTGACCGGCATGACGGTCACCGAGTTCACCTTCGGCAACGTGGCTAAGGCCACCATCCCGGGCCTGATCGTCATCGCGTTTGTGCACATGTGGTGGCAGCACCGCTGCGACAAGAAGGACCTGGTCAAAGCCGGTGCCGCCGCAGGCGAGGCCGACCTGGAGGCCGCGAAGCACCAAGAGTCGGATCGACGCATCCACGAAGCCATGGAGCGCGCCGAGGGCCTGCCGGGCTTCTACTCCATCTTGCCGCTGATGCCGCTGCTGCTGATCATCGTCTCCGCAATCCTGAACCGCCTGGACATCGTCGGTTTCGAGGCCGGCATTCTCCCCGTGACCGTCGTGTCGCTCATGCTGACCATGATCATCGAGGCCATCCGCCTGCGCGACGTGAACTACGCCGCGGATTCCCTCCAGGACTTCTTCAAAGGCCTCGGCGAGGGCGCCGCAGGCGTGGTGTCCCTCATCGTCGCCGCCGCCATCCTGGTGGAAGGCATCACCCAGATGGGCGTCATTGAGGGCCTGACCAGCCTCGCCCAGGCGTCCTCGGGTGCTGCGATCCTGATGGTGCTGGTGTTCGTCATCGCCACCTCTGTCATGGCAATGCTCACCGGTTCCGGCGTGGCCCCGTACTTCGCGTTCTCCGAAATGGTGCCGGGCATCGCGGCCGACTCCGCCGTGTCCGCCCCGCAGATGCTCACCTCCATTTGGGCCGCCTCCAACACCATGCGCCAGGCTTCCCCGGTCAACGCTGCGGTGCTCATCGTCGCTGGCGCACTGAACGTGAACCCGGTTGACGTGGTGCGCCGCACCCTCGTGCCGTTGGCAGCGGGCATGGTCACGTCGGTGGTGTGCGCGCTGTTGTTCGTCGTGTAG
- a CDS encoding pirin-like C-terminal cupin domain-containing protein, with protein sequence MTFIELHTGPWRASTCLLGLSGPHDAPVGLASLTWRHNGSLRTGDDLDRPQGQMFIEADALPARQQIAEPEAFPLRTVTTRTAGEAYVFIGEMFGRKGEIETLTPCVAAQMTLATDAELAMTLNPDFEYAIIACDGDIEVNRSSVVSHSHMLIGPGERTLGLENRSEHFTHVLVLGGLPE encoded by the coding sequence ATGACTTTCATCGAGCTGCATACTGGGCCCTGGCGCGCCAGTACCTGCTTACTGGGGCTCAGCGGCCCGCATGACGCGCCAGTTGGCTTGGCCAGCCTGACCTGGCGCCATAACGGCTCGCTGCGTACCGGCGACGATTTGGACCGCCCTCAAGGGCAGATGTTCATCGAGGCAGATGCGTTGCCCGCCCGCCAGCAAATCGCCGAACCTGAGGCGTTTCCGCTGCGTACCGTGACCACTCGAACCGCCGGCGAGGCGTACGTGTTCATCGGTGAAATGTTCGGCCGCAAAGGAGAAATTGAGACGCTCACGCCGTGTGTCGCAGCGCAGATGACGCTTGCCACGGACGCTGAACTTGCGATGACGCTCAACCCTGACTTCGAGTACGCCATCATTGCCTGCGACGGCGATATCGAGGTCAACCGCTCCTCGGTGGTCTCTCACTCCCACATGCTCATTGGTCCGGGTGAGCGCACGCTCGGTTTGGAGAACCGTTCCGAGCATTTCACCCACGTGCTGGTGTTGGGTGGTCTTCCCGAGTAA
- a CDS encoding DUF202 domain-containing protein, with translation MSIVVADPGLQPERTAMSWTRTGLAMLVCAATLLRWADAYPELIMFAACALTLGAVAIGLLNRRLYRRDAFALADERSAPNTAPIAILTAMMLGIAVVGLYLVLA, from the coding sequence GTGAGCATCGTCGTTGCGGACCCCGGCCTGCAGCCGGAGCGCACCGCGATGAGCTGGACGCGCACCGGGCTGGCGATGCTGGTGTGCGCGGCGACGCTGCTGCGCTGGGCGGATGCTTACCCGGAACTGATCATGTTTGCGGCGTGCGCGCTCACGCTCGGCGCGGTGGCGATCGGGCTGCTGAACCGCCGGCTGTACAGGCGCGACGCATTTGCTCTTGCCGACGAGCGCAGCGCCCCGAACACCGCCCCCATCGCCATTCTCACCGCGATGATGCTGGGCATTGCCGTGGTGGGGCTCTACCTGGTGCTCGCCTGA
- a CDS encoding response regulator, translating into MTLRVMLIDDHPVVRAGLRAVLNSFGDMEVVAEAADGDAEVPGDVDVVVSDIQMPGASGIDLTRRLVKAGGPPVLILTTYDTQADVVAAVEAGAMGYLLKDAPEDELHDAVVQASKRKRVLSPQVANVLADRLVNPDEALSAREIELLRALQTGASNREIAEQLFISQATVKTHLIHIYSKLGVDNRTAAVEQARQRRII; encoded by the coding sequence ATGACGCTGCGCGTAATGCTTATCGACGACCACCCGGTCGTCCGCGCCGGCCTACGCGCCGTTCTCAACTCGTTCGGCGACATGGAAGTGGTGGCTGAGGCCGCCGACGGCGATGCTGAGGTGCCGGGAGACGTGGACGTGGTGGTCTCCGACATTCAGATGCCCGGCGCGTCCGGAATCGACCTGACCCGCCGTTTGGTCAAGGCGGGCGGGCCGCCGGTGCTCATCCTGACCACCTACGACACACAGGCCGACGTGGTCGCCGCGGTGGAGGCCGGTGCGATGGGCTACCTGCTCAAAGACGCGCCGGAGGATGAATTGCATGACGCGGTGGTGCAGGCGTCGAAACGCAAGCGCGTGCTCTCTCCGCAAGTGGCGAATGTGCTGGCAGACCGTCTGGTCAACCCCGACGAGGCTCTGTCCGCCCGCGAGATCGAACTGCTTCGCGCACTGCAGACGGGCGCGTCGAACCGGGAGATCGCCGAACAGCTCTTCATCTCCCAAGCCACGGTGAAAACCCACCTGATCCACATCTATTCAAAGTTGGGCGTGGACAACAGAACAGCTGCCGTAGAGCAAGCTCGGCAGCGTCGCATCATCTAG
- a CDS encoding VanZ family protein, with protein sequence MNTTRSRPATVVAAVVTVVVVLAFTVGKAFVSIPGVWAAESHQISQIRLNPLQTFTYARVWWGPWLNLFGNIALFIPVGFVAYRGSIVRALAAGTLFSLGIETAQYLGGWGFSDTDDVICNAAGALLGAVWARVSSQSNTALWVIAAVGVVLLTVYAALGLSA encoded by the coding sequence GTGAATACGACCAGAAGTAGACCGGCAACGGTCGTCGCGGCAGTGGTGACTGTCGTTGTCGTGCTTGCGTTTACGGTGGGTAAGGCGTTCGTGTCGATCCCGGGAGTGTGGGCGGCGGAGTCGCACCAGATCAGTCAGATCCGGCTGAATCCGTTGCAGACGTTCACGTATGCGCGGGTGTGGTGGGGTCCGTGGCTGAACTTGTTTGGCAACATTGCGCTGTTCATTCCGGTGGGCTTTGTGGCGTATCGGGGCTCGATCGTGAGGGCGCTCGCGGCAGGCACGCTGTTCAGCCTGGGCATCGAGACGGCGCAGTATCTGGGCGGGTGGGGGTTTAGCGATACTGACGATGTCATCTGCAACGCGGCGGGTGCGTTGTTGGGGGCGGTGTGGGCGAGGGTGTCGTCGCAAAGCAATACTGCGTTGTGGGTGATCGCGGCGGTTGGGGTGGTTCTCCTGACGGTATATGCGGCGCTAGGGTTGAGCGCATGA
- a CDS encoding acrylyl-CoA reductase family protein has product MNSTLLVTDNGPQIVETRDEYAGEGDTLINVTHSSLNYKDAMALSGNRGVLRELPRVPGIDAVGTLEDGTLVTVNGRGLGERRHGGYTPHVRIDDTHITRIPSRFTADDAAAIGTAGYTAALSVAAFERASYSVDGPILVTGATGGVGSIAVSLLAERGHEVWALTGRIDEHSTWLRELGATEILDRADFTGKGKPLQKARLGGVIDTVGSDILANALTQLRWGGVATACGMAAGNDLPASVLPFILRGTQLIGVNSVDTPNDLRDEAWALLDTSLNTNAIRTETIGLDGVIEAGQALLEGRGGGRVVVKL; this is encoded by the coding sequence ATGAATAGCACCTTGCTGGTTACTGACAATGGCCCCCAGATCGTAGAAACCCGCGACGAATACGCCGGTGAAGGCGACACGCTGATCAACGTCACGCACTCGTCGCTGAACTACAAAGACGCGATGGCACTGTCCGGCAACCGCGGTGTCCTGCGCGAACTACCCCGCGTACCCGGCATCGACGCGGTGGGCACCCTCGAGGACGGCACGCTGGTCACGGTGAACGGCCGTGGGCTGGGGGAGCGTCGTCACGGCGGCTACACCCCGCACGTGCGTATCGACGACACCCACATCACCCGCATCCCCTCCCGCTTCACCGCCGACGATGCCGCCGCCATCGGCACCGCCGGCTACACCGCGGCACTCTCCGTCGCGGCGTTCGAGCGCGCCTCCTACTCCGTGGACGGCCCCATCCTGGTCACCGGGGCGACCGGCGGCGTCGGTTCCATCGCCGTGTCGCTGCTCGCGGAGCGCGGCCACGAGGTCTGGGCGCTCACCGGGCGTATCGACGAACACAGCACCTGGCTGCGCGAACTCGGCGCCACCGAAATCCTCGACCGCGCCGACTTCACCGGCAAAGGCAAACCACTGCAGAAGGCGCGCCTCGGCGGCGTGATCGACACCGTCGGCTCCGACATCCTGGCCAACGCCCTGACCCAACTGCGCTGGGGCGGCGTCGCCACCGCATGCGGCATGGCCGCCGGCAACGACCTGCCCGCATCCGTCCTGCCGTTCATCCTGCGCGGTACCCAACTCATCGGCGTGAACTCCGTCGACACCCCCAACGACCTTCGCGACGAAGCCTGGGCACTCCTCGACACCTCCCTCAACACAAACGCCATCCGCACCGAAACAATCGGATTGGATGGCGTCATCGAAGCCGGCCAGGCCCTGTTGGAGGGCCGGGGCGGTGGGAGAGTCGTCGTTAAGCTGTAG
- a CDS encoding ATP-binding protein — translation MVTESAWDDLLPNVRDALQAINDGATADSQESLILEFKEDPAARGGGQAERERFVDKLVDEAVCMANGEAAMGYIVVGVADKVPGREAFTGTKLDEEKITHRIFVKTNPNMNVQVTTLDAWGARLVVIHVPEARALYTRSDGAAKKRTADGQFSCKEMTEEERRAIDAARRNPDYSNGPADISIDDLPLAVVEEARRMLRQHRRTRGLDAAVPQTTTGLLRELGLLRDDGKLKRAGEILLASQEPTDVVVRHLWRTLPGEEPRATLISDPVLLALPRLRRLIAENGDTEIERVQFDDGEEVAISRFPEQAVDEVVANAFIHRDWRLPGPVVVEQSNRTLKVTSPGPLPPGVTRDKLLSTSSVPRNNRLMAAMRTLGLAEESSRGFDRMWATMIRTGRSEPEVIATDVNVQVVLAAQKPDVDFIKGLRRLSKRYGEVVVDSVASLIVLWHLNSAALITATTAVQKTQLTSLEVRELMDDLVERGLLDSVADVNEWTLSGEARKLLNLGQAGELATVSIQEWIEAKLLDGETLRSADIADQTGVSVAEAGRILRHLRSLGRAKIDPEGPPRGRGTRWIRA, via the coding sequence ATGGTTACAGAATCTGCCTGGGATGATCTTCTCCCAAACGTGCGTGATGCGCTTCAGGCGATCAATGACGGGGCAACGGCGGACTCGCAGGAGTCGCTCATCTTGGAGTTCAAGGAGGACCCCGCCGCTCGAGGAGGAGGACAGGCGGAGAGGGAGCGGTTCGTCGACAAGTTGGTGGATGAGGCCGTCTGCATGGCGAACGGGGAAGCAGCCATGGGGTACATCGTGGTGGGTGTCGCCGACAAGGTTCCCGGGAGGGAAGCGTTTACGGGTACCAAACTGGATGAAGAAAAGATCACTCACCGGATCTTCGTCAAGACCAATCCCAACATGAACGTCCAGGTCACGACGTTGGATGCGTGGGGCGCAAGGCTCGTTGTTATTCACGTCCCTGAAGCGCGGGCGTTGTACACGCGTAGCGACGGCGCCGCGAAGAAGCGCACCGCAGACGGCCAATTTTCCTGCAAGGAGATGACGGAAGAGGAGCGTCGCGCTATCGACGCGGCACGTCGCAACCCGGACTACTCAAACGGACCAGCCGATATCTCGATAGACGACTTGCCGTTAGCGGTAGTTGAAGAGGCACGCAGGATGCTCCGCCAACACCGCAGGACACGCGGCCTCGATGCTGCCGTCCCTCAGACCACAACGGGACTGTTGCGGGAACTTGGGCTTTTGCGTGACGACGGCAAACTTAAACGTGCCGGCGAAATTCTCCTGGCCAGTCAAGAACCAACGGACGTGGTTGTGCGCCACCTTTGGCGGACGTTGCCGGGTGAGGAACCCCGAGCGACGTTGATTTCCGACCCGGTCCTGCTGGCACTGCCACGCCTTCGCCGACTGATCGCCGAAAACGGTGACACTGAGATTGAACGGGTCCAGTTTGACGACGGTGAAGAAGTTGCCATCAGCCGTTTTCCGGAACAAGCGGTTGATGAAGTTGTTGCGAATGCATTCATTCACCGCGACTGGCGACTGCCCGGCCCGGTGGTTGTCGAGCAGTCCAATCGAACGCTTAAAGTCACCTCCCCTGGCCCACTCCCGCCAGGTGTGACCCGGGACAAACTCCTATCTACGTCCTCGGTTCCGCGGAACAACCGGCTGATGGCGGCAATGCGCACGCTCGGCTTGGCGGAAGAAAGCTCTCGTGGTTTTGACCGTATGTGGGCGACCATGATCCGTACCGGACGCAGTGAGCCGGAGGTTATCGCGACCGACGTGAACGTCCAAGTGGTTCTGGCTGCGCAGAAACCGGACGTGGACTTCATCAAGGGGCTGAGGCGGCTGTCGAAGCGTTACGGGGAGGTTGTCGTCGATAGTGTGGCGTCCTTGATTGTGTTGTGGCACCTCAACTCCGCAGCACTCATCACGGCAACGACCGCAGTGCAGAAAACCCAGCTCACATCGCTTGAGGTCAGGGAGCTCATGGACGACCTTGTGGAACGCGGCCTCCTCGATTCCGTAGCCGACGTAAACGAATGGACACTCAGCGGCGAAGCTCGGAAACTTCTCAACTTGGGCCAGGCTGGCGAACTGGCAACGGTAAGTATTCAGGAATGGATCGAAGCAAAGCTTCTCGACGGCGAAACCCTCCGGTCCGCCGACATCGCCGATCAAACTGGCGTCAGCGTTGCAGAGGCGGGCAGAATCCTGCGACACCTTCGAAGCCTCGGTAGGGCAAAGATTGATCCGGAAGGTCCCCCTCGTGGCCGCGGCACCCGCTGGATTCGCGCTTAA
- a CDS encoding IS1096 element passenger TnpR family protein: MTVSVLITVEDSSPEISRCFNVDPDMTLGALAEVIDASLGFSGASSHLFVGKHGTQREVYAESPGAGEQHEDTITVAEMEPMTYIYDAAADWSIHVEVLGPSHIDAPTPMLVDAAGPDVIEACNGPAMMTEFRRQARLLAAGIEPDVDTVTLLFSFLPVMPPERMLDRLTFADPVTVASRMANVAEEQFFDEMAAAESEGLGLAERFDNFINSQPGLREILDVDPHPERNPAMISAVTDFFNSVLGEGTDFPELAELASLPGFAGLPGLEGLEGLLDDTDDLEAPNSLTLVFGDLISLFIASVPYNNGELTPEVSREIRDITALPFPGTVVGFLLDAGLLKKRHEILTPTKAGLTFLSSDDAVAANADNLRRFFESVMGADLWRATVDWFIGEPQPNPDIDDYIPWLYGFCVVEEYEPGRSGLSDEGRAMMHLHRAYYEG, from the coding sequence ATGACTGTCTCAGTGCTGATCACCGTCGAAGACTCTTCGCCGGAAATCTCACGTTGCTTCAACGTTGACCCCGACATGACGCTCGGCGCGCTCGCCGAGGTCATCGACGCATCCCTCGGGTTCTCCGGCGCGTCCTCGCACCTGTTCGTGGGCAAGCACGGCACGCAACGTGAGGTGTACGCCGAAAGCCCCGGTGCGGGTGAGCAGCACGAAGACACCATCACGGTCGCTGAGATGGAGCCGATGACCTACATTTACGACGCGGCGGCCGACTGGTCCATCCACGTCGAAGTCCTCGGCCCCTCCCACATCGATGCGCCAACGCCGATGCTTGTCGACGCCGCCGGCCCCGACGTCATCGAAGCCTGCAACGGCCCCGCCATGATGACCGAGTTCCGCCGCCAGGCCCGCCTGCTCGCCGCCGGTATCGAACCCGACGTGGACACCGTCACCTTGCTGTTTAGCTTCCTGCCGGTCATGCCGCCGGAGCGCATGCTGGACCGGCTGACCTTCGCCGACCCGGTCACGGTCGCCTCCCGCATGGCCAACGTCGCCGAGGAGCAGTTTTTCGACGAGATGGCCGCCGCCGAATCCGAGGGTCTAGGCCTGGCGGAGCGCTTTGACAACTTCATCAACTCCCAGCCCGGCCTGCGCGAAATCCTGGACGTGGACCCCCACCCGGAGCGCAACCCGGCGATGATCTCGGCCGTGACCGACTTCTTCAACTCCGTCCTCGGCGAAGGCACCGATTTCCCCGAACTCGCCGAACTGGCCAGCCTGCCCGGCTTCGCCGGCCTGCCAGGGCTCGAAGGGCTCGAAGGGCTTCTCGACGACACCGATGACCTCGAAGCCCCCAACTCCCTGACCTTGGTGTTCGGCGACCTGATCAGCCTGTTCATCGCCAGCGTGCCCTACAACAATGGCGAGCTAACCCCCGAGGTATCCCGCGAGATCCGCGACATCACAGCGCTGCCGTTCCCGGGTACCGTCGTCGGTTTTCTTCTCGACGCCGGCCTGTTAAAAAAGCGCCACGAAATCCTCACCCCCACCAAAGCGGGCCTGACCTTCCTCAGCAGCGACGACGCCGTCGCCGCCAACGCCGACAACCTGCGCCGCTTCTTCGAATCCGTCATGGGCGCAGACCTGTGGCGCGCCACCGTCGACTGGTTCATCGGCGAGCCCCAGCCCAACCCCGACATCGACGACTACATCCCGTGGCTTTACGGCTTCTGCGTCGTCGAAGAGTACGAACCGGGCCGCTCCGGGCTTTCCGACGAAGGCCGCGCCATGATGCACCTCCACCGCGCCTACTACGAAGGCTAG
- the leuS gene encoding leucine--tRNA ligase, producing the protein MTEATPHRYTAELANEIEKKWQAYWRDNHTFYAPNPVGDLAPQASQDQVELPKDKLNVQDMFPYPSGAGLHVGHPLSYIATDVYARYNRMLGKNVLHTLGYDAFGLPAEQYAIQTGTHPRTTTEANIANMRRQLAMLGLGHDPRRSVATTDPEFYRWTQWIFLQIYNAWFDEEQQKARPIEDLVRDLMSGARQTKDGRNFRDLTTEEKHKAIDEFRLVYLTDSMVNWCPGLGTVLANEEVTAEGRSERGNYPVFRKRLRQWMMRITDYSDRLLDDLDLLEWPEKVKSMQRNWIGRSRGAEVVFESPAGDITVFTTRPDTLFGASYVVLAPEHSLVDDLVADSYPTDVDTRWTNGEATPRAAVDAYLRSIAAKSDVERQENKEKTGVFLGTYAVNPVNGEQVPIFIADYVLTGYGTGAIMAVPAHDERDYEFATVFGLPITPVLDGDVSEAAFTGDATHINSANESGLDLDGMGKEEAIEAALGWVVDKQKGSEKIQYKLRDWLFARQRYWGEPFPIVYDENGQAHGLPEDMLPVELPQVEDYNPVAFDPDDADSEPAPPLAKATDWVEVELDLGHGKQKYWRDTNVMPQWAGSSWYQLRYIDPTNTDALVDIENERYWTGPRPDEHGANDPGGVDLYVGGVEHAVLHLLYARFWHKVLYDLGFVTSKEPYRRLFNQGYIQAYAYTDSRGVYVPAAEVEEKDGKFFYQGEEVNREYGKMGKSLKNSVAPDEVVEDYGADTLRVYEMSMGPLDTSRPWATKDVVGAQRFLQRLWRLVVDEATGEVTVVDASLTEDDLKALHRTIAGVRDDYAHLRDNTVAAKLIEYVNYLTKTYPSGAPRDAVEPLVQMVSPLAPHIAEELWSLLGHPETITFEPFPEFAEQWLTDDTVEVPVQINGKVKARIDVATDASKDDLEAAALADDRVAALVDGKTVVKVIAIPGRMVNLVVK; encoded by the coding sequence ATGACTGAGGCGACCCCGCACCGCTATACGGCCGAGCTGGCCAATGAGATCGAGAAGAAGTGGCAGGCGTACTGGCGTGACAACCACACGTTTTACGCACCGAACCCGGTTGGTGATCTTGCTCCGCAAGCGTCGCAAGACCAGGTCGAGCTGCCCAAGGACAAGCTCAACGTTCAGGACATGTTCCCCTACCCATCGGGTGCGGGGCTGCACGTCGGCCACCCGCTGAGTTACATCGCGACGGATGTGTACGCGCGCTACAACCGCATGCTGGGCAAGAACGTGCTGCACACCCTGGGTTATGACGCGTTTGGTCTGCCGGCGGAGCAGTACGCCATCCAGACCGGCACCCACCCGCGCACGACCACTGAGGCGAACATTGCCAACATGCGCCGCCAGCTGGCCATGCTGGGCCTGGGCCACGACCCGCGCCGCTCCGTTGCCACCACGGACCCGGAGTTTTATCGCTGGACGCAGTGGATCTTCCTGCAGATCTACAACGCCTGGTTCGACGAGGAGCAGCAGAAGGCCCGCCCGATTGAGGACCTCGTGCGCGACCTCATGTCCGGCGCTCGCCAGACCAAGGACGGCCGCAACTTCCGCGACCTGACCACCGAGGAGAAGCACAAGGCTATCGACGAGTTCCGCCTCGTCTACCTCACCGACTCCATGGTCAACTGGTGCCCGGGCCTGGGCACCGTGCTGGCGAATGAGGAAGTCACCGCCGAGGGCCGTTCCGAGCGCGGCAACTACCCGGTCTTCCGTAAGCGCCTGCGCCAGTGGATGATGCGCATCACGGACTACTCCGACCGTCTGCTCGACGACCTTGACCTGCTCGAATGGCCGGAAAAGGTCAAGAGCATGCAGCGCAACTGGATCGGCCGCTCCCGCGGCGCAGAGGTCGTGTTCGAATCGCCCGCCGGCGACATCACCGTCTTCACCACCCGCCCCGACACCCTGTTCGGCGCGTCCTACGTGGTGCTCGCGCCCGAGCATTCGCTTGTCGACGACCTCGTGGCCGACTCCTACCCCACCGACGTCGACACCCGCTGGACCAACGGCGAAGCCACCCCGCGCGCAGCCGTCGACGCCTACCTGCGTTCCATCGCCGCCAAGTCCGATGTGGAACGCCAGGAGAACAAGGAAAAGACCGGCGTGTTTCTGGGCACCTACGCGGTCAACCCGGTCAACGGCGAGCAGGTCCCGATCTTCATCGCCGACTACGTGCTCACCGGCTACGGCACCGGCGCCATCATGGCGGTCCCGGCCCACGACGAGCGCGACTACGAGTTCGCCACCGTCTTCGGCCTGCCGATTACGCCTGTTCTCGACGGCGACGTCTCCGAAGCCGCCTTCACCGGCGACGCCACCCACATCAACTCCGCCAACGAATCCGGCCTGGACCTCGACGGTATGGGCAAGGAAGAGGCGATTGAAGCGGCCCTTGGGTGGGTCGTCGATAAGCAAAAGGGCTCCGAGAAAATCCAGTACAAACTGCGCGACTGGCTGTTTGCTCGCCAGCGCTACTGGGGCGAGCCATTCCCCATCGTGTACGACGAAAACGGCCAGGCGCACGGCCTGCCCGAAGACATGCTGCCGGTCGAATTGCCGCAGGTAGAGGACTACAACCCCGTCGCCTTCGACCCGGACGACGCCGACTCCGAACCCGCCCCGCCGTTGGCCAAGGCCACCGACTGGGTCGAAGTCGAACTGGACCTGGGCCACGGCAAGCAGAAGTACTGGCGCGACACCAACGTCATGCCACAGTGGGCCGGCTCGTCCTGGTACCAACTGCGCTACATCGACCCGACCAACACGGATGCACTGGTCGACATTGAAAACGAGCGCTACTGGACCGGCCCGCGCCCCGACGAGCACGGCGCCAACGACCCAGGCGGCGTTGACCTGTACGTCGGCGGCGTCGAACACGCCGTGCTGCACCTGCTGTACGCGCGCTTCTGGCACAAGGTGCTTTACGACCTCGGCTTTGTCACCTCCAAGGAGCCCTACCGCCGCCTGTTCAACCAGGGCTACATCCAGGCCTACGCCTACACCGACTCCCGCGGCGTCTACGTCCCCGCGGCCGAGGTCGAGGAGAAGGACGGCAAGTTCTTCTACCAGGGCGAAGAGGTCAACCGCGAGTACGGCAAGATGGGCAAGTCCCTGAAGAACTCTGTCGCACCCGACGAGGTTGTCGAGGACTACGGCGCTGACACCCTGCGCGTTTACGAAATGTCCATGGGCCCGCTCGACACCTCCCGCCCGTGGGCAACCAAGGACGTCGTCGGCGCACAACGCTTCCTGCAGCGCCTCTGGCGCCTGGTCGTGGATGAGGCCACCGGCGAGGTCACCGTGGTGGACGCTTCGTTGACGGAAGACGACCTCAAAGCCCTCCACCGCACCATCGCCGGCGTACGCGACGACTACGCCCACCTTCGCGACAACACCGTCGCCGCGAAGCTCATCGAGTACGTCAACTACCTGACCAAGACCTACCCGTCCGGCGCCCCTCGCGACGCCGTCGAGCCGCTGGTACAGATGGTCTCGCCGCTGGCCCCGCACATCGCCGAAGAACTCTGGTCCCTGCTCGGCCACCCCGAGACCATCACGTTCGAGCCGTTCCCGGAGTTCGCCGAGCAATGGCTTACCGACGACACCGTCGAGGTCCCCGTCCAAATCAACGGCAAAGTCAAGGCCCGCATCGACGTGGCCACCGACGCCTCTAAGGACGACCTCGAAGCCGCCGCCCTTGCCGACGACCGCGTCGCCGCCTTGGTGGACGGCAAGACCGTAGTCAAGGTGATCGCGATCCCGGGCCGCATGGTCAACCTCGTGGTCAAGTAG